Proteins found in one Miscanthus floridulus cultivar M001 chromosome 4, ASM1932011v1, whole genome shotgun sequence genomic segment:
- the LOC136550380 gene encoding 3-oxoacyl-[acyl-carrier-protein] synthase II, chloroplastic-like: protein MAAVAGPLCTWLVAACLSAACDAEEYKQKHCCPAGSGAGGGVMLGHRRRLGARRRGLARSGMAMAVALQAERTVIEKKKPDIKQRRVVVTGMGVVTPLGHDPDVFYNNLLDGVSGISEIERFDCSNFPTRIAGEIKSFSTDGWVAPKLAKRMDKFMLYLITAGKKALENGGLTEELRNELDKTRCGVLIGSAMGGMKVFNDAIEALRVSYKKMNPFCVPFATTNMGSAILAMDLGWMGPNYSISTACATSNFCILNAANHIRRGEADVMLCGGSDAPLIPIGLGGFVACRALSQRNSDPTKASRPWDTGRDGFVMGEGAGVLVLEELEHAKERGATIYAEFLGGSFTCDAYHMTEPHPEGRGITLCIEKALADAGVAREEINYVNAHATSTQAGDLKEYEAIVRCFRQNPQLRVNSTKSMTGHLIGAAGGIEAVASVQAIRTGWVHPNLNLENPEDTVDVGVLVGSQKERCEVKVALSNSFGFGGHNSSILFAPFK from the exons ATGGCGGCCGTGGCAGGCCCACTCTGCACGTGGCTCGTCGCCGCGTGCTTGTCTGCGGCATGCGACGCCGAAGAGTACAAGCAGAAGCATTGCTGCCCCGCCGGAAGCGGCGCTGGGGGCGGCGTCATGCTCGGCCATCGCCGCCGCCTCGGCGCGCGGCGCCGCGGCTTGGCGCGCTCTG GAATGGCAATGGCTGTTGCCTTACAAGCTGAAAGAACTGTCATTGAAAAGAAGAAACCCGATATCAAACAAAGGAGGGTGGTTGTCACTGGCATGGGTGTAGTGACACCATTGGGCCATGATCCTGACGTGTTTTACAACAATCTTCTTGATGGTGTTAGCGGAATAAGTGAGATTGAGAGGTTTGACTGTTCCAACTTCCCCACG AGAATTGCAGGAGAGATAAAATCCTTTTCTACTGATGGTTGGGTTGCACCTAAACTTGCAAAGCGGATGGACAAGTTTATGCTATATCTGATAACTGCTGGAAAGAAGGCATTAGAAAATGGTGGACTCACCGAAGAACTGAGGAATGAGTTGGACAAAACCAGGTGTGGGGTTCTCATTGGTTCTGCAATGGGCGGCATGAAG GTTTTTAATGATGCAATTGAAGCACTGAGGGTGTCTTACAAGAAAATGAACCCATTTTGTGTTCCTTTTGCAACTACGAATATGGGCTCTGCAATCCTTGCAATGGATCTG GGATGGATGGGACCAAACTATTCTATTTCCACAGCTTGTGCTACCAGTAACTTCTGTATCCTTAATGCAGCAAACCACATCCGAAGAGGCGAAGCT GACGTTATGCTCTGTGGTGGTTCTGATGCACCTCTTATCCCAATCG GATTGGGAGGTTTTGTGGCCTGCAGAGCACTTTCACAGAGGAACAGTGACCCAACGAAAGCTTCTCGACCATGGGACACG GGCCGTGATGGTTTTGTTATGGGGGAAGGGGCTGGTGTCCTCGTATTGGAAGAACTTGAGCACGCCAAG GAAAGAGGTGCAACAATATATGCTGAATTTCTTGGTGGAAGCTTCACATGTGATGCTTACCACATGACTGAGCCACATCCTGAAG GAAGAGGGATTACTCTCTGCATCGAAAAGGCACTAGCTGATGCAGGTGTAGCAAGGGAAGAAATCAACTACGTGAATGCCCATGCAACGTCTACACAAGCAGGTGACTTGAAGGAGTATGAGGCTATCGTGCGCTGTTTTCGCCAGAACCCTCAA CTGAGGGTGAACTCGACCAAATCAATGACTGGGCATCTTATAGGAGCAGCTGGTGGAATAGAAGCAGTTGCTTCTGTACAA GCTATAAGAACTGGTTGGGTCCATCCAAATTTGAATTTAGAAAATCCTGAGGACACTGTG GATGTGGGCGTCTTGGTAGGATCACAGAAGGAGAGATGTGAAGTGAAGGTGGCGTTATCCAACTCATTCGGATTTGGTGggcacaactcatcaattctctTTGCCCCCTTTAAGTGA